DNA sequence from the Lycium barbarum isolate Lr01 chromosome 5, ASM1917538v2, whole genome shotgun sequence genome:
ATGTGAATCAGTATACAGATTTTATATATTAGTTTCTAGTATGAAGGAGGAATTATTTTATGGCTAACTCCGAAGTACTTTTACTTTATAGGTGAATAGGCTGGTTTTAATTGATGCAAGTGTTTACGCGGAAGGTACAGGAAACCTTGCGACCTTACCCAAAGCAGTAGCTTATGCTGGGGTGAGTTACCTCCTAGTTCTCTTAAAACAAAGGGACACATTCTACGCCAGATTGGATTGTTTGATGTAACTGAACGTATATGTTATAATGTTTGTGGTTTATTAACAACTCGGTTTCCGATTAGAAAATTCAACAAGTAAAAAAGAGAAAGTTTTGCCTAATTATTAATGATGATCGATCAACTTAATTGATCTAAATTTAGCACCCGTTATACTGACTCTTGTGTCTGTCAGATCTTTCTCTTAATGCTGCAAAACCCCACCTAAAGAAAAACTCTTAGTATTGATTTGTTACCATACAGTATCCTATTAAATGGGAAGATCACAGATATAAAATGTACTCAGATATGTTTCTACAGAATTCCTCGAGTATCTTCATCTGCATTTCTTGTCTTTTTGCTAATCTGAAAACAACCTGCCGCAGGTCTACTTGTTGAAAAGTCTCCCACTTCGCTTATATGCAACATCATTAGCTTTCAACGGCTTACCATTAAGTACCTGCATAGACTGGACTAATGTAAGTTTTGACCCATTGATCTTCTTAGAAACCCAAAGGTCGTGGTGATCAGATGTTCAAAATGTGCTTCTGGCATATTTTTGATGCTCTTTGTTATACACCTTCTGATTATCTGGTTTTCTGTCCAGATTGGCCGCTTACATTGTTTATTACCTTGGTGGGAGGATGCAACAGTGAATTTCATGATCAGTGGAGGTTATAATGTTGTTGCTCAGATAGAAAATGTATGTGCAAATTTACTAAATTTTCTTAAGTACTTCATATATAGATACATGCCTTTGCTACCTTTTGGTACTTTCTTTTTGCATCGACTCTGATATCAAGCAACATTATCTTGCTGTATTCAAAAGGCAATGATTGGATCATGGAGACTAGCAATATTGAGTTTAATCTTACTAGTTTCATCTTAACATGGTTGCTATTTGGGTATGCAATTATTGGAGTGTTATAGGAACTCCTGGCGATTGGTCTTAAATATGAAAAATCTGTTttagtaagaaaaaaatgaatcTGTATTGTTTTAATACAGACCAGACAAGTGATATGCCATAAGTCTAAAGTCTTTAACTGCAGACACTGTGTAACTTCTCTTGAAATTGCAAACCTATTAGTTTTAGACATGATCAAATCAATTGTATGATATGTAAATGAGACCAGAGTTCTAGTGAATCTCTCCTGCTGTGGCCCTCATAATTTTACGTGGGACCAATCTAGTAGGTCTTAGGGCTGATTACCACTTTTGATTCTGCTGCTCCATTGTGTAAAGATGTTTTCTGCTAGCTGTATCTCCATTCTCCATGTTGTCTTCTCGTTTTCTTCTTGTACATGTGGAAAATTCTACAACATTCTCATGCTAGCAGGAGTTTTGTTATACAGGTCAAGCAGAAAACACTAATAATATGGGGTGAAGAAGATCAGATTATTGACTACAAGCTCGGAATGGTATGTTTCTTTTGTAACAATAGAATCATGTTGACTCTTAGCAGCCAAATACGGGGCAAGTAAGTACTACTAAAGTGTCCATTTACTTTTATGTGCACAGAGATTGCATTGTGAACTTCCAAATGCTATTATACGCCAGATACCAAACTGTGGCCATATCCCTCATGTGGAGAAGCCTGATGCTGTCTCCAGGTTGATAGCGGAATTTGTTCGCAGTGATCAATCACAAAGTGCAAATTTCGACTCTGTCTCCACCATCTCAGTTCCTGTTTGATTATTGGTACTTGTACAAGCAGATAGTTAGCATATCTCACATATGTGAAGATCCGACTTCCTGATTCTACTTAGTGATGGATGAGGTTAGTTGCCAGCTTCAATGGTGAATATGCTTTCATTCTTTGCGCACCGTCAACCTGATTGCCTACATATCGATTATCAAAGGTGCGCTATGGTGCTTTGGCATCCAGTAGAGAAGTGTAATAAACTGAATGCTTGTATTAGCTAAATGCTTTAGCATTCTGGTATATTTTTCTTCCAGCACATGCTAATCTTATTTTATGTCAATTACCAGTTACTTTGAACTTAGGTGATTTGCTGTTAACATATCCTTGTTGTGCAACAAAAGTGCAACATTTCACGTACTGCACTTTCAAACTTCACAAAGTCCAAAGATTGATACTGTTTTTCATTATCCCTTATTATATCATAAGGTCGGCTCATTGAAAGATCTCGCGCATGTGCATTAGAGTCACCATCCAAGTGAAACAATTATAAGtgttccttttttattttatttaaagaaACCAAATTAAGTTTTCCGTCCAGATTCACTTTACCTTGCTCAAAAGATCTTGCTTTGAAACTTCTTATAGTTGTTAATGCATTTTTGCATCTAACCTAACCACGATGTCATGGCTAGCCCATGCGCACGCAAAACTGTTATGCTACATGCTAGCAATATGTATTAAATTACTCTGACCACCAACGCTTTCCAATGAAACGATCATCAGACTTTTTTTTGTCTACAAGATTTTGAATCTGTATCTCTTATGATTTTTTACTCATTTCATTGACCGCTATATCACACCTTTAGTGCTAAATGAAGGAAAACTTGTTTGGTTCATTATGTAAAAGTCTTGTAAGATGGCGGGCAAAAAAGGGTGGGTAAAGAATGTGGAAAGAAAACCCTTTGTTTGGTTTATTCTCTCGTGGAAAACCAAGAATCCTTTCTCTCTGACAAACTCACACCTTTAGTGCTAAATGAAGGAAAACTTGTTTGGTTCATTATGTAAAAGTCTTGTAAGATGGCGGGCAAAAAAGGGTGGGTAAAGAATGTGGAAAGAAAACCCTTTGTTTGGTTTATTCTCTCGTGGAAAACCAAGATTCCTTTCTCTCTGACAAACTCGGATACTTGAACCTATTTGTGCATTTCTTTAAGTTGGGTTTTCAATTATACTTTGCTCATATTCTTTAATACTTTAATATTATATACACGCACAAAGAAACAAGATTAAAGAATAGAAAACACTAAAAAGATACACAGATGGACAGGAAGGGGAACTACAAGAGTTATATTTTAATACAGAGATGCACTAATATTACCAGAGATGGGAGTAGGGTGGTAGCAAAGTACTCATTCATAAAACttctaaaataaaaaatacagaCTTCATGTCTCTACTCTTCCAGATATACAAAAAGGAAAATCTAAAAAGAAGAGAGATCAGATTCTTCTACATTACTAGTAGTACATATTACTACCCCAGAAACAGCCACATCTCTCCACTTCGAGAGGGAATCTAATTCCAAAGTAGGAAAGACGATGGAGATGGAACAAGAAGAGaacaaaacaacaaaagaaagaaataaaaagaagTCTAAGTGGAAGTGTGTCCAGATGATTCTCCCCTTCTGACCATTGAAAATGCTACCCATACTTTGTACCAAAAGTCCACATTATCTTCCCAAACCTTTCCTCTTTCATTCACTGCCTCACATTCAGACTTTCTGTTTAAACTTTCGAGCATACCACCAAGCAGCTTGTAAATAAAAGGGCTATAGTGAAACAAACTCTGTTTTGATGAAGAGAATCTGTGCCACTGCCATCTGGATTGAATGCACCACTTCCTGTTGGTCCTAGCCCAAAAGTTGGATTGTTCATGCCTGTTGAAGTTCCTGTGCCAGTGCCAGTTCCTGTGCTTATGCCGGTCCCGGTCCCGGTTCCAGTGCCCGTGCTGGTCCCGGTTCCAGTCCCTGGGCTTGTTGTAGATCCAGGTGCAGTTGGGGTTGTGGTACCTCCACCAGTGCTTCTGATTAAagttacaaaaacaaaaaaaaaaaaaaacaatatgaaGAACAAATATCATCCACCACACATCCACTATATACAATTATTAGTTCTAGAGAGAAATCCTGAGTCCGCTTATTCATGTTACATGAATGATAAGAATCGGCGGAAATTACATTGGTTCTTATAAAATATTGCATCATAGCTGGAAAACATCTGTCAACATAAATATTTTCATCATAACAATGGGAGAAAGTGACAAATATAACATTATATATCACCATCAAGACAGGTCACATGGGGATATATAATGATGAATCTAACTCATCTTGTGCTTGAATGTTATTGTCACGGTTAGGACAGGACACTAAGAATGACCATTGATAGATTTTGGTAAAAAGAAACACGGGACAGCTAACAACAATCTTTAATTATATACTACTCAGTAAAAAGGTCACTACTAGGAAAAGCTTTCCACTCACTCATACAGCCAAGTTTATCTAGCATAATTGCACCTTTTCTAGGTCCATTAACTTCCATATATCACCAGCACTAATTGATAGGTGAATATTTGTACTGACATCTTGAAAAAAATACTAATCTTTTTCCAAGACCAAGAAGTTCTCAATGATCTAACAGGTGAAACCAACAGgggcaaaacaaaaacaaaaatctATTTTTGTGGTTATAATCAGGGGCAGTAATTTTTGTCCTAgagggcaaaaactattttttcagGGAAAAT
Encoded proteins:
- the LOC132641975 gene encoding alpha/beta hydrolase domain-containing protein VTE7-like isoform X4 is translated as MSSCVKPKEQTEANPVVLLHGFDSSCLEWRYTFPMLEEAGLETWAVDILGWGFSDLERLPSCDVASKRDHLYQLWSTYIKRPMVLVGPSLGSAIAIDFSVKYPEAVNRLVLIDASVYAEGTGNLATLPKAVAYAGVYLLKSLPLRLYATSLAFNGLPLSTCIDWTNIGRLHCLLPWWEDATVNFMISGGYNVVAQIENVKQKTLIIWGEEDQIIDYKLGMRLHCELPNAIIRQIPNCGHIPHVEKPDAVSRLIAEFVRSDQSQSANFDSVSTISVPV